The sequence GCGCTGCGTTCGGCATCTACGCGCTCGGCCATGCGGCGTAGGGCGATTTCGCGCAGACTGTTCAGGTTATCAATTTTAAAGAAGTTTTCCGCCGCGCGTTTGTTCGCGCCCGCCGCGACATAGACCTTGCCTTCGCGCAGGCGCAGCAAAAGGTCTTCGGGGTTGATATCGACCAGAACGACATCATCCGCCATATCGAAAACAGAGTCAGGAAGCGTTTCCTTGACCCAAATGCCCGTAGCGCTCGCGACAATGTCGCTAAGGCTTTCGATGTGCTGCACGTTAAGCGTTGTAAAGACGTTGATGCCCGCGTCAAGAAGCTCAATCACGTCGTTCCAGCGTTTGGGATGGCGCGAGCCGGGGGCGTTGGTGTGCGCCAGCTCATCGACGATGATTAGGGCAGGCTTGCGCTCTAGCGCTTTTTCCAAATCAAACTCATACAGCGTGATGCCGCGATAGGTCAGCGCTTGCGGGGTCAGGACGGGGATGTCTTTCAGCAATTCTTCGGTTTGCGGGCGGCCATGCGTTTCGACAAGGCCGACGACGACATCGACGCCTTGCTTGATTTGCTCATGCGCGGCGGTCAGCATGCTATAGGTTTTGCCCACGCCCGCGCAGCTGCCGAAAAAGATTTTCAGGCGTCCGCGCTTGTCCTTCTTTTCCTCTTTTTGAATCTGCTTCAAAAGGTCTTCGGGATCGGGGCGGCCATCGTCGGTCATGGGCGGCCTCCGCTTAGCCGATCTAAGGCAAGGTTGAGGAGAAGGACATGCACGCGCGGCTCGCCAAGGATTCCTAGCGTTCTGTTTTCCGTGGTTGCCTGAATAAGGGCGTGAACGCGCTCTAGGGGAAGCCCCCGCGCTTTGGCGACGCGGGCGGCCTGATAAAGCGCAGCGGCGGGAGAGATATGCGGATCCAGCCCGCTGCCTGACGCCGTGACAAGATCGGCTGGGATCGTGCCATTTTGGTTCTCATGCGCGTTGGAGAGAAAGGCGATGCGTTTGCGTATCTGGTCAATCAGCGCAGGGTTGGCGGGATTAAGGTTGCTTGCCCCCGAAGACAGGAAGGCATAGGGATGTCCCCCCGATGACGGGCGCGGCCAGAAATAACGCTCCCCCGTAAAGTTCTGACCGATTAGCGCCGAGCCGATGATTTTGCCTTGATAGGAGACAAGGCTGCCGTCCGCCTCGTGGGAGAAAAAAAGCTGCCCTGCAACCCATACGGCAGCGGGATAGGCAAGTCCCAACAACAGCGTGAAAACGACCAGCAGGGCGAGCGAGGCGCGAAGCGTTTTAAACATGGAGGCCTCCCGCGATTAGTACGATAGCCATATCAATCAGCTTGATCCCGATAAAGGGCGCTAGTATGCCGCCAAGACCATAGATAAGGAGGTTGCGCCGTAAAAGCTCACCCGCGCCCACAGGGCGATAGGCTACGCCGCGCATGGCGACGGGGATAAGGGCGACGATGATAAGCGCGTTAAAGAGCAGAGCGGAGAGAATGGCGCTGTGCGGCGTTGCCAGCCCCATAATGTTTAAACGGTCAAAGGCCGGATAGGTTGCCATAAACACGGCCGGAATAATCGCAAAATACTTGGCGATATCGTTTGCGAGGCTAAAGGTTGTGAGAGAGCCGCGAGTCATGAGCAGTTGCTTGCCGATTTCGACCACCTCGATCAACTTGGTGGGATCCGAGTCCCTATCGACCATGTTGGCCGCTTCCTTGGCGGCTTGCGTGCCGCTGTTCATCGCCACTGCAACATCGGCCTGCGCCAGCGCGGGCGCGTCGTTCGTGCCGTCGCCCACCATGGCGACCATCTCGCCGCCTTCTTGCATTTTGCGGATATAGGTCAGCTTCGTTTCGGGCGTTGCCTGCGCGATAAAATCATCCACGCCCGCCTCGGCGGCGATGGCAGCGGCGGTCAGAGGGTTATCGCCTGTCACCATCACGCTTTTAATGCCCATGGCGCGAAGCGAGGTCAGGCGCTCCTTAATGCCTTTTTTGACAATGTCTTTGAGGTGAATGACTCCCAGAGGCTTCGCCCCTTCCGTAACCATAAGCGGCGTGCCGCCTTGCCGCGCAATGGTTTCAATCTGTTTGTGCAGGGTTGGAGGCACGCTGCCGCCCTCTTTGATAACATGGGCCTCAATGGCATCGCCTGCGCCTTTAAGGGTCGTGATGTTCCCTTGGGTCACGCCGCTAATACGCGTATCGGCAGAGAAGGGAATAAACACCATGTCCTCGGTTTTAGCGGGAGGCGTCAGGCCATAGGATTGATAGGCCAGATCAACGATACTTCTCCCTTCGGGCGTTTCATCGGCGAGAGAGGAGACGAGGGCGGCTTTGACAAGCTGGATCGGCGCGACGCCCTCTGCCGCGAAAAAAGCGACGGCTTGCCGGTTGCCCAGCGTAATCGTGCCTGTTTTATCAAGCAGCAGGACGTTGATGTCGCCCGCTGCCTCGACCGCGCGCCCCGATGTGGCGATGACGTTGGCTTGCATCAAGCGGTTCATGCCCGCGATCCCGATGGCCGAGAGAAGGCCGCTGATCGTCGTGGGCGCAAGGCAGACAAGAAGGGCGATAAGGACGGTCAGGCTAACAGGTGCGCCAGTAGATATTTGTTGCACGTTGTATAGAGAAAAGGGCAGCAGCGTGGCGCAGGACAAAAGGAAGATAAGGGTCATCGCGGCCAAAAGAAGCCCCAGCGCGATTTCGTTGGGCGTCTTCTGGCGCTTCGCGCCTTCGACCATCGCGATCATCTTATCAAGATAGCTTTCGCCCGCATTGGCCGTGACCTTGATCACAAGCCAGTCCGATAAAACGCGCGTGCCACCTGTCACCGCATCGCGGTCGCCGCCGGACTCGCGGATCACGGGGGCGCTCTCGCCCGTGATGGCGCTTTCATCGACCGAGGCCGCGCCTTCGATCACTTGCCCGTCGGCAGGAATGAAATCGCCCGCGCAGGCGTACACGCAGTCGCCTTGCCTAAGGGCGCTGGCCGGAACGGCTTGAACCTTTTGCTTGTCCGCTGAATCGTCCAGCTTTTTGGCCATGATGTCGCTGCGCGATTGTCGCAGTGTGGCGGCCTCAGCTTTGCCGCGCCCCTCGGCGTAGCTTTCCGCGAAGTTTGCGAACAACACTGTAAACCAAAGGATGAGGGAGACGGTCAGCGTAAAGCCAAACGTGTCGCCTTCGGGATTCTTAAGCGCGGCCATCGCATCGATAAAGGAAAGGATCGCACCGACAAAGACAACAAACATCACCGGATTGCGCATCTGATGAAGGGGAGATAGGCGCAGGATTGCAAGCTTGAGCGGCTCGATCAGGTCTTGGGGGGAGAGGCGGATAGGCGTTGCGCTCTTATTCATCCAAGGCCTCCTGCCGCCATCAAATGAAAGTGCGCGGCCACGGGGCCCAAAGAAAGCGCTGGAATAAAGGTCAGGACGCTAAGGATCACAATCGTGCCAACGAGAAGTCCGATAAAAAGAGGAGAGGCCGTGTCCAGCGTTCCGGCGGAGGTGGGCGTGATCTTTTTTGTGGCCATAGAGCCCGCGAGCGCTAGAAATGCCACAATCACGGCATAACGGCCTAGCAACATGCAAAAACCCAAAAGGATATTGTAAAACGGCGTGTTGCTGTGAATGCCGCCAAAGGCGCTACCGTTGTTGTGGCTGGCGGAGGATAAGGCATAAAGGATTTCGCTAAAGCCTTGCTCCGCCGGATTGCCAGTGCCGCTTTGTCCCGCCTGCGTCATGACGGCCAACGCCGCCCCGCCCAACGTCAGAAAAGCGGGGATCAGGACGATTAGCGACACCATTTTCATATCAAAGATGCCGATTTTTTTACCAAGATATTCGGGGCTGCGGCCAATCATCAGGCCCGCAATAAAGACCGTGAGAAAGACGTAGACGAACAGGCCGCATAGGCCGCTGCCGATGCCACCAAACACGACCTCGCCAAAGTGGATGAAAAGAAGCGGGATCAAGCCTGCCAGCGGCATAAAGGAATCGAGTGCCGCATTCGTAGAGCCACTCGATGTCGCGGTGGTCAGGCTAGCCCACAGGGTCGATCCGAAAACGCCAAAGCGCATTTCTTTGCCTTCCATGTTGCCTAAGGCCGGATCGACGCCGAGTGCCGATAAAAGAGGATTGATTTGATGCTCGGCCATAAGGCCCAATATGGCAAGTGGAATGAGGAGAGAAAACATTGCCCACAAAAGCGCCCGCCCATCGTGGGGCCTACGCGTCATCGCGCCAAAACAAACGGCGCTTGCCGCGGGTATTAACAGAATGGCCAGCATTTGCAGGAAGGTTGAAAGCGGTGTCGGATTTTCAAACGGATGGGCGGCGTTTGCCGAGAAAAAGCCGCCGCCGTTCGTGCCAAGTTGTTTGATGGCCACTTGCGAGGCCACGGGGCCCGTCGCGATGATTTGCGAAGCTGTGGGGTCCAAGGGGGATACAACAGAAACCTCACCGAACGTTTGAACGACGCCTTGCGAGATAAGAAAGAGGGCGAACAGAAAGGCAAACGGCAAAAGCAGATACAAAAGGCCTTTGATCAGATCGCTCCAAAAATTGCCTAGTGTTTTGCTGTTATCACGCGCAAGGCCTCGTATAAAAGCGATGAGGATGGCAAGCCCCACGGCAGCGGATAAAAAGTTCTGCACGGCAAGCCCGATCATCTGGCTTGCTGTGGTCACGGTGGTTTCGGGGACATAGGATTGCCAATTCGTGTTGGTGACAAAGCTGGCCGCGATGTTTAAGGCAAGGTCGGCGCTTATGTCGGGAAACGGCTGGTAGAGAAGAAAAAGAAAAAGGACGAGTGCGCCAGCAAGGGAAAATACAAGAACGCTTGCGGCATAGGTTTTCCAGCCCATCTCTTCCTTGGGGTCGATGCCGCCCAGTTTGTACAGGGCGTTTTCAAGGGGCTGCATCAGGGGCGTCAGAAACGTGTGCTCGCCTTCAAACACCCGCGCCATATATAGGCCAAGCGGCTTCATTGCGATCAACAGGATCGTGAAGAACAGGGCGACTTGCCCCCACCACGCAAGGGGAAGGGAGAGAAAGCTCATGGAAACAGCTCCGGCTTAAACAGCGCGAGGCCAAGATAGCCAAAGAGAAAAAGCGTCGCCAGAGCGGCAAGAATGATCATCGTCGGGTGGTTCCTTTAGGAGAAAAAGGAAAAAGGCAGGTAGGCTTCAGCGGGTTATACCAGCGACCATAAGAAATGACGTGTGACGATAAAAAGAAAACGGGATTCCCGCTTTCGCGGGAATGACGGGTTTAACGTTTAGTTTTAACCCATAATCGTCACCCCCGCCCCGTATCAAGTACGGGGCAGGCTCCAGCGGGGGTCCCGTTTGTTTTCTTCCTATACGAGTCATTTCATAGGGGCGTTGGTATTAGACTCTATTTATTCTTTGTCATCCCCGCGAAGGCGGGAATGACGTAAGGGGAAACGTAAGGTATCGAGGCTATTCTTCATCAAGAGTTAGGCTTGGTCTTTCCGGTAACGCTGTAGGGTTCCCTCCCCCTTGCGGGGAGGGATAGGGAGGGGGGAGTGACGCTTGGCACGATTACAATTAGGGATCCCCCCAGTCGCTCTCCCCCCTCCCTTGCTTCCACCGCTATCGCGGTGGTAGCTTTTCCTCCCCGCAAGGGGGAGGGATATGTGGCCGCAAGGGGAGGGTGATTATTAAAATTCTAGACTCGACCCCCTTTCTTATTCTTCATCGAGCTGACGTCCATAGATTTCGCGTTTGCCCACATGGTTGGCCTCGCTGATGATGCCGTCTTTTTCCATGCGTTCAATAAGCGTCGCGGCGCGGTTGTAGCCAATCGAAAGCTGGCGCTGCACATAGCTGATCGAAGCCTTGCGGTCGCGCAGGACGACATCGACGGCCTTGTCGTACATCTCATCGCCTGAATCGTTGCCGCCGCTAGAAAGGCCCTCTTCGTTTTCGCTTTCGTCTTCGGTTACTTCGTCCAAATAGTCGGGCTCGCCTTGTGCCTTAAGGAAGGCGACGACGTCCTCAACCTCTTTGTCCGAGACAAAGGGGCCATGCACGCGCGTGATGCGTCCGCCGTCTGCGCGGTAAAGCATGTCGCCTTGTCCTAAAAGCTGCTCGGCTCCCTGTTCGCCCAAGATGGTGCGGCTGTCGATTTTTGAGGTGACTTGGAAACTAATGCGCGTGGGGAAGTTGGCCTTGATCGTGCCCGTGATGACATCCACCGAAGGCCTTTGCGTGGCCATCATAATATGAATGCCAGCCGCACGCGCCATTTGCGCGAGCCTTTGGACGGCGGCTTCGATTTCTTTACCCGCGACAAGCATTAGATCGGCCATTTCGTCCACGATCACGACGATAAAGGGCAGGGGGGTCAGATCAAGGGGCTGCTCTTCGTAAACAGGCTTGCCCGTCTCGCGGTCAAAGCCCGTCTGCACCGTGCGAGTCAGACTTTCCTTATTCTTGGCGGCTTCACGCAGGCGGATGTTATAGCCGTCGATGTTACGCACGCCCAGCTTGGACATGGCGCGGTAACGCTCTTCCATCTCGCGCACCGTCCATTTAAGCGCCATGATGGCCTTCTTCGGCTCGGTCACGACGGGGGCGAGCAAATGCGGAATGCCTTCATAGATCGAAAGTTCCAGCATCTTGGGATCGATCATGATGAAGCGGCATTTTTCAGGTGGCAGCCGGTAAAGGAGAGACAGGATCATGGTGTTGATGGCGACGGATTTGCCCGCCCCTGTCGTTCCGGCGATCAGCAAATGCGGCATCCGGATCATGTCGGTGATGATGGGCATGCCCGCGATGTCTTTGCCCAGCACCAAAGGAATAGCGCCTTTATGATCGGTATAGACTTCGCTGCTGAGAAGATCGCGTAGGAACACCATCTCGCGCTTCTTGTTGGGCAGTTCAATGCCAATGACGTTGCGACCTTGCACAACGGCAACGCGCACCGAGACAGCGCTCATGTTGCGGGCGATGTCGTCGGCCAAGGATATGACGCGTGAGGAACGCGTGCCCGGTGAAGGCTCTAGCTCATACAGCGTGACGACGGGGCCCGGACTTACCTTGGTGATTTTGCCGTACACGCCAAAGTCGGCAAGGACGGATTCCAAAAGTTTGGCATTTTTCTCTAAGGCTTCCTCGGACAGATCCGGTGCGCTTTTGCGAGACGCTTCTGGCCATTGCAGCAATTCTAAAGGTGGCAAGGCGTGAGAGCCTTCGGCTCGCAAGGGTAGGCGAGCTTGCCTTCCCGTTGGTTTGGGTCTGCTGATAAGGGGCTTTTTGACGGTGCGTTTTAGGGGGCGGATAAAACCTTCTTCCTCTTCCTCATCCTCTTCTTCGTTCTCGTCTTCCTCCTCCTCCTCTTCTTCTTCGACTTCTTCGTCTTCAGCGGGCCATTCTTGATCGCGGTGGCGCAGGCGGTTCCACAGCGCTTGGCTCTTGTTGATCAAAGAGGTCGTGGCGCTATGTGCCATTTGGTGCAGGAGCCTTACGAAATCATGCCACTCGCCAAAGGTCAGCGCGCAGGCCATGTAAAGGGTTCCCAAGGACAACAAGCCCATTGTGACGGCCACGATGATCCCGCCGCCCGTTTTGGGCAGAAGGCCAAGGAGCGCTCCTGCGATAAGTTTTCCAAAAGAGCCTCCCCAAAAACGGGTCATGCCTAGGGACGCGTCGGGGGTAAGGGCGGCCATCGCGATTCCGGCGGCTAGTACGGACAAAAAGGCGGCCAGTGCGCGACTCCATGGCAAATCAAGTCCGCGCCCTTCGCTAATCCGCCAACCCCAAGCCGCGAGAACAATGGACAGTAAGATCGAGGCAATGCCCCAGTATTGCCATAGAAAATCGGCAAGGTAGCTCCCCGTTGTTCCAAAAAGATTGTGGATGACGTCGGTTGAGGCCGCGTTGAGTGAGGAATCTTCAGGGTGGTAGCTAATAATAACAAGCGCCAAGACAACCGCCAGCAGGATCATGGCGATCCCTTCGACGCGGGCGAGGAGTCGCAAAAGGGCCGCCCGCAAGGAATCCGGCATCCAAGGCGAGCCGCCGCGGCGATAACGTGAAGAGGTGCGAACAAGAGGACGTTGTGACATAAGGCAAAAAACTCAATGAACGACAAAAAGAAGCGGGTGGGGACATTCTTGCCGATTCGGGCGTTCCTGTCACCTTGTCGTTATACGCGTAGGGTTCAACCTGAAGAAACGAAAAATCCTGCCAAAAACAAACAAAATAGCGTCCGTTAACTTCTTGCACACCGTTATTGTTGCATGACTGAAACTGTAGGGGAGGCGACTCACAGGGGTGAGTCGAGGGCTTCTCGTAAAAAGCAGGTGGATAAGGCGTGGTTAAAGCATTCTTTCATAACGGGTTAAAGGCCTTGTCGCGTTGGCTGACCCCGCGCGTTTTGCCGTCAGGGGGCGGCGGGAAGCTGTCGCGTATGCGCCGCATGTTCCAAGGTCTTGCCGTGATGACGGCGCTGGGCATGGTGGCGGTTTTTGCCCCTTATTTTGCCGGCGACCTTGCGGGCATGATTATCGGGGGGCTTTTGGCCGCCTCGCTTTTGGGCATGTCGGCCGCCGTGTGGTGGCAGATCAAGCACTCCCATGATGATGCGGCGGAAGAGGTTTTGCTGCGCGAGGCCTTCCATAGCATGCTCACCCCCCAATTGATCACCGATCAAAAGGGCGACATTGTGATGGCCAGTCGTGCCTTTCGCGGCTGGATTGATTGGGGCAAAGAGCCGGTGATGGAGGCCCTGACGACGCGGTTTGGTGCGACGGCGGAAAGTCGGCAGAAGTTTAAGCAGATTCAGGACACCTTGAAAAAGGGGCAGTCCGTTATTGTGGATCTTCCCGTCATGCGTGGTCAGCGCATGGTCGAATGGCGCCGCATTGTGGCAAGGCCTATTGATGGGAATAATCGCTATTATCATTGGCGCTTTGAGGACATTAGCGAAAGCCGCCGCATGGAACGCGCCATGCGGGACGAGCAAAACAAATTGATCGATTTTATGGCGCGTGCGCCTATTGGTATCTATTCCGTCGATCAACATGGCCGTTTCCGCTTTGTGAATGAAACGTTGGCCGATTGGCTGCAAGTCACGCCTGACGATCTTGTGAAGGGCGACGTTCGGATTCACGACATATTGAAGGATGCCCCCGATGGGGCGGCGGCTTATGCCATTGCGGCGGGCGCTCAAGGAGAAACGCGGGGCGAAGTGATCTTGCGCCGCCGCGATGGTACGCTCTTTCCTGTGGCTGTTACCCAAACAGTTGTGCCTTCCGAAGACGGCAAGGCCCTGCGCACGCGCTCGGTCGTGCGCGATCTCTCGCCAGAGCGCGAATGGCAAATGGCGCTTTCGCTTTCCGAGTATCGCTTTCAACGCCTGTTTGCCGAAGCGCCGATTGGTGTCCTTCTTTTGGATGCCAATTTTATCGTGATGGAATGCAATCAGGCGTTTTTGACGATTGCGCGGCGCAAGCGCGAGGCCACGATTAGCCAGCCGATAGCCGAACTGGTCGCGCAACAAGCGCGTAAGGAGTCGTTGGATATTCTTGCTCAGGTTCTCTCTGGCGCGGACATGACCAAGCCGATTGAAGTCCTCCTTCAGGCGGATCGCGATATCATCGTGCATGTGTTTGCCAAGCGTTTTGGCGACGCGACGCAGATCGAAGGCGAAGGCGGCGGCGATGGCGGCTTGATGCTCTATTTCATCGATGTGACAGAGCAAAAGCGCATGGAAATCCAGTTCGCCCAGTCGCAAAAGATGCAAGCCATCGGTCAGCTGGCGGGCGGCGTCGCCCATGACTTCAACAATTTGCTCACGGCGATGATCGGCTTTTGCGATTTGCTTCTTATGCGCCACAAACCGGGCGATCAAAGCTTTACCGATATTATGCAGATCAAGCAGAACGGCAACCGCGCGGCTAACCTTGTGCGCCAGTTGCTTGCCTTCTCGCGTCAGCAAACCTTGCAACCCAAGGTTATCAACATCGTCGATGTGGTGTCTGAGCTTACGGCGCTGTTGCGCCGCCTAATTGGTGCACAGATACGCCTCGATATGTTCCATGGGCGTGACATCGGCCTTGTCAAGGTTGACCAAGGCCAGCTAGAGCAAGTCGTGATCAATCTTGTGGTCAATGCGCGTGACGCCATGACAGACGGTGGTGCGGTCACGATCACGACGGCCAATCATATCCAAAAAGACCATGTCCTGCGCGGGCAGGACGATATGCCACCCGGACGCTATGTTTTGATCAAGGTGGAGGATACCGGCTCAGGCATTCCGTCGGAAATCATTCCGCGTATTTTTGATCCTTTCTTTTCGACGAAGGAAATCGGCTCTGGTACGGGGCTTGGCTTGTCCACTGTGTACGGCGTTGTGCGGCAAACAGGCGGTTTTATCCATGTGGAAAGCGCCGTGGGGCGTGGCACAATCTTTACGGTTTACCTGCCAGTGTTGGCCGAGAATGAAAGCCAGCGCGTCACCGATGTGACGGATGAGAATGCCGAGGAAAAACCCGGCCCCGATTTGACAGGCGCGGGCACGATCTTGCTGGTTGAGGACGAAGACGCGGTGCGCGTGTTCTCAACCCGCGCGCTGAAGAACAAGGGCTATAACGTCCTTGAGGCGCGCAGCGGCGAAGAAGCCTTAGAGATTTTGGAAAAAGAAGGCGACAAGATCGACCTGACAATCACGGATGTCGTGATGCCCGAGATGGACGGGCCGACACTCTATAAACATATGCAAGGAAGATGGCCCAAGATGAAGGTTGTCTTTGTGTCGGGCTATACCGAAGACCGCCTGCGCGAGCAATTTAAGTCGGGCGAGGTCATCCACTTCCTTGGCAAGCCGTTCTCCCTCAAGCAACTCGCCAGCAAGGTCAAAGATCTGCTGAGCGAAGGGGCGTAAAGGTATGTCCGCACTCGCCCAAACCGATAAGCTTTTTTTTGAGGCCGCGTCATTGGATCGCGGCAAGGTTGAGAGCCTTGTCAGTGACACGCTTATGGGCGCAGACGATGGTGAGTTGTATCTTGAATACGCGCAATCCGAAGGCATGGTGTGGGACGATGGTAAGCTGCGCACGGCCAGCTATGACACCACGCAAGGCTTTGGGCTTCGCGCCGTGTGTGGTGAGACGATTGGCTTTGCCCATGCCGTTAATCTGGATGAGGAAACCTTGCGCCGCGCCGCATCATCCGTGGCGGCGGTGAAGGGCGGCTATGCGGGTGAGCTGGCACTGCCCCCCATCGGCACAAACCGTCACTTGTATGGCGATGATAATCCTCTTTTGTCTAAAACTTTTGAGCAGCGCCTTGTGCTGTTGCAAGAGATCGACGCCTATGTGCGCGCGCGTGATCCCCATGTCCATCAGGTAAGCGTTTCGCTCGCTGCGACGTGGCAGGCCGTGCAGATCATCGGCGCGGGCGGGTTTCGCGTGGCAGACATTCGCCCCCTTGTGCGTCTCAATGTTTCGGTTGTCGCCAAGCAGGGGGATCGCATGGAAAGCGGCGCACGCGGCGCGGGCGGGAGGCTTTCCTATGACCATCTGTTTGATCCAACGCAGTGGCAGGGTATGGCCGATGAGGCGTTCCGCAAGGCTCTTGTGAACCTTGACGCTGTTGAAGCGCGGGCGGGTGAGATGACGGTGGTGGTTGGCGCGGGCTGGCCCGCCGTGCTTCTTCATGAGGCTATCGGCCACGGCCTAGAGGGCGACTTTAACCGCAAGAAGACCTCGGCTTTCGCGGGGCTGCTGGGGCAGCAAGTGGCGGCCAAGGGCGTGACCATTGTGGATGATGGCACGCTGGAAAACCGGCGCGGCTCCATTTCCATTGATGATGAGGGCACGCCGTCCCAATGCACGACGTTGATCGAGGACGGGAAGCTTGTGGGGTATATGCAAGATCGCCTGAACGGGCGGCTGATGGGCGGCGCATCAACGGGCAACGGGCGGCGCGAGAGTTTCGCGTGCCAGCCGTATCCCCGCATGACCAACACGATGATGCTAAAGGGCAGCCATGTGCCCGAAGAGATTATCGCTTCGGTTGATCGCGGCATTTACGCCGCCGACTTTGGCGGCGGGCAGGTAGATATCACCTCTGGCAAGTTTGTTTTCTCGGCAACCGAGGCTTATGAGATTGAGGGCGGCAAGATTGGTCGTCCCGTCAAAGGCGCGTCGCTTGTCGGCTCCGGTTTTGAGGTTCTCAAGAAAGTGTCGATGATTGGCAACGATGTCAAACTGGACACGGGCGTCGGGACTTGTGGCAAGAATGGCCAAAGCGTCCCCGTGGGCGTGGCGCAGCCGACCTTGCGGATCGATGCCATGACGGTCGGCGGCGCAAGTGTGTAGGTGAATAGGATTCAGCATTCAGGATTTAGGATTTAGGATTTAGGATTTAGGATTTAGGATTTAGGATTTAGGATTTAGGGAAGTGTTGCGTCACCCTTTTTCCTTTACCGTCATCGCGAGCGACTGTAAGGAGCGTGGCGATCCAGCTGCCGAGCGTCTGCGAGGCCGAAGAGTCATTTGCGCGGCAGACGCCGCGCAGCTGGATTGCTTCGTCGCATTCGCTCCTCGCAATGACGAAATTGAGGAAAGGGGAAACCCCTCACTTTTTGCCCCTTTTATAGGCAGTTTTAAAAGGCCCCGTACGGCGCTTGTGATGAGCGCTGAATAGGGGTAAAATCCTAGGCCACACAGGTAGCGGAGGCATCAGAATAACGCGTCAGCGCTTATCTAAACGCGTGTACGACCCCTTCTATAAGTGATTTTCCCCAACACCCAAAATGAGGGCCCGTTTTTGCCCCTATTGCCCCGCTAAAACGCCCATGACGGCGGCGGCGCTGGCGGCACTGGCCTCGACGTCATAGCCGCCTTCCAACAGCGCTATCAGGCGGCCTTGGCACTTGCGCTTGGCCATGTCCAAAAGGTCGCGCATAAGGGTCGCATAATCCTC comes from Bdellovibrionales bacterium and encodes:
- the kdpB gene encoding potassium-transporting ATPase subunit KdpB, giving the protein MNKSATPIRLSPQDLIEPLKLAILRLSPLHQMRNPVMFVVFVGAILSFIDAMAALKNPEGDTFGFTLTVSLILWFTVLFANFAESYAEGRGKAEAATLRQSRSDIMAKKLDDSADKQKVQAVPASALRQGDCVYACAGDFIPADGQVIEGAASVDESAITGESAPVIRESGGDRDAVTGGTRVLSDWLVIKVTANAGESYLDKMIAMVEGAKRQKTPNEIALGLLLAAMTLIFLLSCATLLPFSLYNVQQISTGAPVSLTVLIALLVCLAPTTISGLLSAIGIAGMNRLMQANVIATSGRAVEAAGDINVLLLDKTGTITLGNRQAVAFFAAEGVAPIQLVKAALVSSLADETPEGRSIVDLAYQSYGLTPPAKTEDMVFIPFSADTRISGVTQGNITTLKGAGDAIEAHVIKEGGSVPPTLHKQIETIARQGGTPLMVTEGAKPLGVIHLKDIVKKGIKERLTSLRAMGIKSVMVTGDNPLTAAAIAAEAGVDDFIAQATPETKLTYIRKMQEGGEMVAMVGDGTNDAPALAQADVAVAMNSGTQAAKEAANMVDRDSDPTKLIEVVEIGKQLLMTRGSLTTFSLANDIAKYFAIIPAVFMATYPAFDRLNIMGLATPHSAILSALLFNALIIVALIPVAMRGVAYRPVGAGELLRRNLLIYGLGGILAPFIGIKLIDMAIVLIAGGLHV
- a CDS encoding DNA translocase FtsK 4TM domain-containing protein encodes the protein MSQRPLVRTSSRYRRGGSPWMPDSLRAALLRLLARVEGIAMILLAVVLALVIISYHPEDSSLNAASTDVIHNLFGTTGSYLADFLWQYWGIASILLSIVLAAWGWRISEGRGLDLPWSRALAAFLSVLAAGIAMAALTPDASLGMTRFWGGSFGKLIAGALLGLLPKTGGGIIVAVTMGLLSLGTLYMACALTFGEWHDFVRLLHQMAHSATTSLINKSQALWNRLRHRDQEWPAEDEEVEEEEEEEEDENEEEDEEEEEGFIRPLKRTVKKPLISRPKPTGRQARLPLRAEGSHALPPLELLQWPEASRKSAPDLSEEALEKNAKLLESVLADFGVYGKITKVSPGPVVTLYELEPSPGTRSSRVISLADDIARNMSAVSVRVAVVQGRNVIGIELPNKKREMVFLRDLLSSEVYTDHKGAIPLVLGKDIAGMPIITDMIRMPHLLIAGTTGAGKSVAINTMILSLLYRLPPEKCRFIMIDPKMLELSIYEGIPHLLAPVVTEPKKAIMALKWTVREMEERYRAMSKLGVRNIDGYNIRLREAAKNKESLTRTVQTGFDRETGKPVYEEQPLDLTPLPFIVVIVDEMADLMLVAGKEIEAAVQRLAQMARAAGIHIMMATQRPSVDVITGTIKANFPTRISFQVTSKIDSRTILGEQGAEQLLGQGDMLYRADGGRITRVHGPFVSDKEVEDVVAFLKAQGEPDYLDEVTEDESENEEGLSSGGNDSGDEMYDKAVDVVLRDRKASISYVQRQLSIGYNRAATLIERMEKDGIISEANHVGKREIYGRQLDEE
- the kdpC gene encoding potassium-transporting ATPase subunit KdpC, which produces MFKTLRASLALLVVFTLLLGLAYPAAVWVAGQLFFSHEADGSLVSYQGKIIGSALIGQNFTGERYFWPRPSSGGHPYAFLSSGASNLNPANPALIDQIRKRIAFLSNAHENQNGTIPADLVTASGSGLDPHISPAAALYQAARVAKARGLPLERVHALIQATTENRTLGILGEPRVHVLLLNLALDRLSGGRP
- the kdpA gene encoding potassium-transporting ATPase subunit KdpA — encoded protein: MSFLSLPLAWWGQVALFFTILLIAMKPLGLYMARVFEGEHTFLTPLMQPLENALYKLGGIDPKEEMGWKTYAASVLVFSLAGALVLFLFLLYQPFPDISADLALNIAASFVTNTNWQSYVPETTVTTASQMIGLAVQNFLSAAVGLAILIAFIRGLARDNSKTLGNFWSDLIKGLLYLLLPFAFLFALFLISQGVVQTFGEVSVVSPLDPTASQIIATGPVASQVAIKQLGTNGGGFFSANAAHPFENPTPLSTFLQMLAILLIPAASAVCFGAMTRRPHDGRALLWAMFSLLIPLAILGLMAEHQINPLLSALGVDPALGNMEGKEMRFGVFGSTLWASLTTATSSGSTNAALDSFMPLAGLIPLLFIHFGEVVFGGIGSGLCGLFVYVFLTVFIAGLMIGRSPEYLGKKIGIFDMKMVSLIVLIPAFLTLGGAALAVMTQAGQSGTGNPAEQGFSEILYALSSASHNNGSAFGGIHSNTPFYNILLGFCMLLGRYAVIVAFLALAGSMATKKITPTSAGTLDTASPLFIGLLVGTIVILSVLTFIPALSLGPVAAHFHLMAAGGLG